In Macrotis lagotis isolate mMagLag1 chromosome 8, bilby.v1.9.chrom.fasta, whole genome shotgun sequence, a single genomic region encodes these proteins:
- the CAMK1 gene encoding calcium/calmodulin-dependent protein kinase type 1 isoform X1 — translation MPREVDGVGWKKHADDIRDIYEFRDVLGTGAFSEVILAEEKTTRKLVAIKCIAKKALEGKESSIENEIAVLHKIKHPNIVALDDIYECGGHLYLIMQLVSGGELFDRIVEKGFYTERDASRLICQVLDAVKYLHDMGIVHRDLKPENLLYYSLEEDSKIMISDFGLSKMEGSGSVLSTACGTPGYVAPEVLAQKPYSKAVDCWSIGVIAYILLCGYPPFYDENDAKLFEQILKAEYEFDSPYWDDISDSAKDFIRHLMEKDPEKRFTCEQALQHPWIAGDTALDKNIHQSVSEQIKKNFAKSKWKQAFNATAVVRHMRRLQLGTSQDGPGPGQTTSHGELLAPVPGGGPHVGCCRDCCAESPPELSATRPPQL, via the exons ATGCCGCGGGAAGTAGATGGAGTTGGCTGGAAGAAGCACGCAGATGACATTCGAGACATTTATGAATTTCGAGATGTCTTAGGCAC GGGAGCATTCTCCGAGGTGATACTGGCTGAAGAAAAGACCACCCGGAAACTTGTGGCCATCAAATGCATCGCCAAGAAAGCCTTGGAGGGCAAGGAGAGCAGCATTGAGAATGAGATCGCCGTACTGCATAA GATCAAACACCCCAACATTGTGGCCTTGGATGACATCTATGAGTGTGGTGGGCACCTCTACCTCATCATGCAACT GGTATCTGGGGGAGAGCTCTTTGATCGAATTGTGGAGAAGGGCTTTTACACAGAACGGGATGCCAGTCGACTAATCTGCCAGGTGCTCGATGCTGTCAAGTACCTCCATGACATGGGCATTGTACACAGAGATCTCAAG CCAGAGAACTTGCTTTACTACAGCCTGGAGGAAGATTCCAAGATCATGATTTCAGACTTTGGGCTATCCAAGATGGAAGGTTCTGGCAGTGTGCTCTCCACAGCCTGTGGCACACCTGGATATGTAG CCCCTGAAGTCTTGGCCCAGAAACCTTATAGTAAGGCTGTGGACTGCTGGTCCATTGGTGTTATCGCCTACATCCT ACTCTGTGGTTACCCTCCTTTCTATGATGAAAATGATGCCAAACTCTTTGAGCAGATACTGAAGGCCGAATATGAGTTTGATTCTCCTTACTGGGATGACATCTCTGATTCTG CCAAGGATTTTATCCGGCATTTGATGGAAAAAGATCCTGAGAAGAGGTTTACCTGTGAGCAAGCCTTACAGCACCCATG GATCGCAGGGGACACAGCATTGGACAAAAACATCCACCAGTCTGTCAGTGAGCAGATCAAGAAGAACTTTGCCAAGAGCAAATGGAAG CAAGCCTTCAACGCCACAGCGGTGGTGCGGCACATGAGGAGGCTGCAGCTGGGCACCAGTCAGGATGGTCCCGGTCCTGGTCAAACCACCAGCCACGGGGAGCTGCTGGCACCTGTGCCAGGAGGGG GACCCCACGTCGGCTGCTGCAGGGACTGCTGCGCAGAGTCTCCTCCTGAATTGTCAGCCACTCGCCCACCCCAGCTCTAG
- the CAMK1 gene encoding calcium/calmodulin-dependent protein kinase type 1 isoform X2, with the protein MQLVSGGELFDRIVEKGFYTERDASRLICQVLDAVKYLHDMGIVHRDLKPENLLYYSLEEDSKIMISDFGLSKMEGSGSVLSTACGTPGYVAPEVLAQKPYSKAVDCWSIGVIAYILLCGYPPFYDENDAKLFEQILKAEYEFDSPYWDDISDSAKDFIRHLMEKDPEKRFTCEQALQHPWIAGDTALDKNIHQSVSEQIKKNFAKSKWKQAFNATAVVRHMRRLQLGTSQDGPGPGQTTSHGELLAPVPGGGPHVGCCRDCCAESPPELSATRPPQL; encoded by the exons ATGCAACT GGTATCTGGGGGAGAGCTCTTTGATCGAATTGTGGAGAAGGGCTTTTACACAGAACGGGATGCCAGTCGACTAATCTGCCAGGTGCTCGATGCTGTCAAGTACCTCCATGACATGGGCATTGTACACAGAGATCTCAAG CCAGAGAACTTGCTTTACTACAGCCTGGAGGAAGATTCCAAGATCATGATTTCAGACTTTGGGCTATCCAAGATGGAAGGTTCTGGCAGTGTGCTCTCCACAGCCTGTGGCACACCTGGATATGTAG CCCCTGAAGTCTTGGCCCAGAAACCTTATAGTAAGGCTGTGGACTGCTGGTCCATTGGTGTTATCGCCTACATCCT ACTCTGTGGTTACCCTCCTTTCTATGATGAAAATGATGCCAAACTCTTTGAGCAGATACTGAAGGCCGAATATGAGTTTGATTCTCCTTACTGGGATGACATCTCTGATTCTG CCAAGGATTTTATCCGGCATTTGATGGAAAAAGATCCTGAGAAGAGGTTTACCTGTGAGCAAGCCTTACAGCACCCATG GATCGCAGGGGACACAGCATTGGACAAAAACATCCACCAGTCTGTCAGTGAGCAGATCAAGAAGAACTTTGCCAAGAGCAAATGGAAG CAAGCCTTCAACGCCACAGCGGTGGTGCGGCACATGAGGAGGCTGCAGCTGGGCACCAGTCAGGATGGTCCCGGTCCTGGTCAAACCACCAGCCACGGGGAGCTGCTGGCACCTGTGCCAGGAGGGG GACCCCACGTCGGCTGCTGCAGGGACTGCTGCGCAGAGTCTCCTCCTGAATTGTCAGCCACTCGCCCACCCCAGCTCTAG
- the OGG1 gene encoding N-glycosylase/DNA lyase, whose amino-acid sequence MQHRTLASAPGLWASIPCPRAELDLNLVLSSGQCFRWREQSPGHWTGVLEGRLWTLTQADERLYYTVYGEAAGPGAPQTLHRFFQLHVRLAELYRHWASADPHFRELAGRFPGVRLLRQDPAECLFSFICSSNNHLSRIAGMVQRLCQHLGPQLGRLDGVPYHGFPSLQALAKAEVEPQLRELGFGYRARFVNECARAILNERGGLGWLQQLRSVSYEQAQLSLCSLPGVGIKVADCVCLMALDKPQAVPVDVHVWHIARRDYSWLPALKDQRSLSHKTSRELGDFFRSMWGPYAGWTQAVLFCADLRQIPKPQSLRAKARPRKRKRGASEESRGLMSVQEDTGDPG is encoded by the exons ATGCAGCACCGCACGCTGGCCTCGGCCCCCGGCCTGTGGGCCTCCATCCCCTGCCCCCGCGCCGAGCTGGACCTCAACCTGGTGCTGTCGTCGGGCCAGTGCTTCAG GTGGCGGGAGCAGAGCCCGGGCCACTGGACCGGCGTCCTGGAGGGGCGGCTGTGGACGCTGACGCAGGCGGACGAGCGGCTCTACTACACGGTGTACGGGGaggcggccgggccgggggcgccgCAGACCCTGCACCGCTTCTTCCAGCTGCACGTGCGCCTGGCCGAGCTCTACCGCCACTGGGCCTCGGCCGACCCGCACTTCCGAGAGCTGGCGGGCCGCTTCCCGG GCGTGCGGCTGCTGCGCCAGGACCCCGCCGAGTGCCTCTTCTCCTTCATCTGCTCCTCCAACAACCACCTGTCCCGCATCGCCGGCATGGTGCAGCGCCTGTGCCAGCACCTGGGCCCGCAGCTCGGCCGCCTGGACGGCGTGCCCTACCACGGCTTCCCCAGCCTGCAGGCGCTAGCCA AAGCTGAGGTGGAACCTCAACTCCGGGAGCTGGGCTTTGGGTACCGGGCCCGCTTCGTGAATGAATGCGCCCGCGCCATCCTGAACGAGCGGGGGGGACTGGGCTGGCTGCAGCAGCTTCGTTCGGTGTCCTACGAGCAAGCCCAGCTGAGCCTCTGCTCCCTTCCTGGGGTCGGGATAAAG GTGGCAGACTGCGTGTGTCTCATGGCCCTGGACAAGCCTCAAGCGGTGCCTGTGGACGTCCACGTCTGGCACATCGCCCGTCGGGACTACAGCTGGCTACCTGCTCTCAAGGATCAGAGGAGCCTGAGCCACAAGACCAGCAGAGAGCTGG GAGACTTCTTCCGGAGCATGTGGGGGCCCTATGCAGGCTGGACTCAAGCG GTGCTGTTCTGTGCAGATCTGAGACAAATCCCCAAACCACAGAGTCTCCGGGCAAAGGCAAGGCCTCGGAAGCGCAAACGGGGGGCCTCCGAGGAGAGTCGAGGCCTAATGTCAGTGCAAGAGGACACCGGAGACCCAGGGTGA